One Trachemys scripta elegans isolate TJP31775 chromosome 4, CAS_Tse_1.0, whole genome shotgun sequence genomic region harbors:
- the INSM2 gene encoding insulinoma-associated protein 2 — MPRGFLVKRSRRAGGSYRVRRQERDLQQPLQVLPAQESPLAAGAGPPLSPLPKAAREEGEPVAPPPSPEPAPGIATCSPTPAEGPAAWGAGGACSAAGLRKAFFERCLSSPASAESFPPAARLLLPPRTPLPAPGGRLAQEPLCPALKRPPRAKAPAKKPKALRKLSFADEVTTSPVLGLRIKAEGPEGRAGPPAGGRTPLGEFICQLCKEQYADPLALAQHRCSRIVRVEYRCPECHKIFSCPANLASHRRWHKPRPAAGADGPGAKKPSGAPCPSEGKENSSEPRPAAPEGPRQPPPLPEQDQHPSAADSSCCRDLKPAGQSALCGAGGEGLREAAPPGPIPGGNEVFVCPYCHKKFRRQAYLRKHLSTHEAPRPTAYSPLERGQITFPCHLCGAHFPSADIRDKHRLWHAVREELLLPMVQPESSATEGEQQIFSCKHCPATFFSSPGLTRHINKCHPTENRQVLLLQMAVRPGC, encoded by the coding sequence ATGCCCCGGGGGTTTCTGGTGAAGCGGAGCAGGAGGGCGGGCGGCTCCTACAGGGTGCGCCGCCAGGAGAGGGACCTCCAGCAGCCTCTACAGGTGCTCCCCGCCCAGGAGTCCCCGCTGGCCGCGGGGGCCGGCCCACCCTTGTCCCCGCTCCCCAAAGCCGCCCGGGAGGAGGGAGAGCCGGTCGCCCCGCCGCCGAGCCCGGAGCCAGCTCCTGGGATAGCCACTTGCTCGCCAACTCCGGCCGAGGGACCGGCCGCCTGGGGTGCGGGGGGCGCCTGCAGCGCGGCGGGGCTGAGGAAGGCTTTCTTCGAGCGCTGCCTCAGCTCGCCCGCCTCCGCCGAGTCCTTCCCGCCCGCCGCGAGGCTCCTGCTGCCGCCCCGCACGCCCCTCCCCGCGCCGGGCGGCCGGCTGGCCCAGGAACCGCTCTGCCCAGCGCTGAAGCGGCCGCCCCGGGCCAAGGCGCCGGCTAAGAAGCCCAAGGCCCTGCGGAAGCTCAGCTTCGCCGACGAGGTGACCACGTCGCCCGTGCTGGGGCTGCGGATCAAGGCGGAAGGGCCGGAGGGCAGGGCCGGCCCCCCCGCGGGCGGGCGCACGCCGCTGGGCGAGTTCATCTGCCAGCTGTGCAAGGAGCAGTACGCCGACCCGCTGGCGCTGGCCCAGCACCGCTGCTCGCGCATCGTGCGCGTCGAGTACCGCTGCCCCGAGTGCCACAAGATCTTCAGCTGCCCGGCCAACCTGGCCTCGCACCGCCGCTGGCACAAGCCCCGCCCCGCCGCCGGCGCCGACGGCCCGGGCGCCAAGAAGCCCTCGGGCGCCCCGTGCCCCTCTGAGGGGAAGGAGAACAGCAGCGAGCCGCGCCCCGCAGCCCCAGAGGGGCCGCGCCAGCCGCCGCCGCTGCCCGAGCAGGATCAGCACCCCAGCGCCGCGGACAGCTCCTGCTGCCGAGACCTGAAGCCCGCCGGCCAGAGCGCCCTGTGCGGAGCGGGCGGCGAGGGGCTGAGGGAGGCGGCCCCTCCGGGCCCGATCCCTGGCGGCAACGAAGTCTTCGTCTGCCCCTACTGCCACAAGAAGTTCCGCCGCCAGGCTTACCTGCGCAAGCACCTCAGCACCCACGAGGCGCCCCGGCCCACGGCCTACAGCCCCCTGGAGCGGGGCCAGATCACCTTCCCCTGCCACCTGTGCGGGGCTCACTTCCCCTCGGCGGACATCAGGGACAAGCACCGGCTGTGGCACGCCGTgcgggaggagctgctgctgcccatggtgCAGCCCGAGAGCAGTGCCACGGAAGGGGAGCAGCAGATCTTCTCCTGCAAGCACTGCCCTGCTACCTTCTTCAGCTCGCCGGGGCTCACCAGGCACATCAACAAGTGTCACCCCACGGAGAACAGGCAGGTCCTTCTGCTCCAGATGGCGGTCAGACCAGGCTGCTAA